A window from Oncorhynchus mykiss isolate Arlee chromosome 9, USDA_OmykA_1.1, whole genome shotgun sequence encodes these proteins:
- the LOC118965943 gene encoding G-box-binding factor-like: protein MCVCVWILQNRDATLLLFKDPHRPLDHHTTTTDHRTTTDHRTTTDHRTTTRPPQTTGPPHNHHRPQDHRTTTRPPHDHHRPQDHHRPLDHHWTTTDHRTTTRPPQTTDHRTTTDHRTTTRPPQDHHRPQTTGPPQTTGPEDHRSTGPQEHHRTTGTSQDHRNITGPQEHHWTTGTSQNHRNITEPQEHHRTTGTSQDHRTIGTSQDHMTTGTSQDHRNITRPQAHHRTTGPQEHHWTTGTSQNHRNITGPQEHHRTTGTSQGHRHITGPQDHRNITGPQAHHRTTGTSQDHMTTGTSQEHRNITGPSQDHRNIRGPQEHHRTTGTSQNHRTTGPQNHRNITGPQDHRTTGTSQDHRTTEPQDHRTTGTSQNHRILEVKNGRV from the coding sequence atgtgtgtgtgtgtctggatacTCCAAAATAGAGATGCTACTCTGCTGCTGTTCAAAGACCCCCACAGACCACTGGACCACCACACGACCACCACAGACCACAGGACCACCACAGACCACAGGACCACCACAGACCACAGGACCACCACACGACCACCACAGACCACAGGACCACCACACAACCACCAcagaccacaggaccacaggaccaccaCACGACCACCACACGACCACCACAGACCACAGGACCACCACAGACCACTGGACCACCACTGGACCACCACAGACCACAGGACCACCACACGACCaccacagaccacagaccacaggACCACCACAGACCACAGGACCACCACACGACCACCACAGGACCaccacagaccacagaccacaggACCACCACAGACCACAGGACCAGAGGACCACCGGAGCACAGGACCACAGGAACATCACAGGACCACAGGAACATCACAGGACCACAGGAACATCACAGGACCACAGGAACATCACTGGACCACAGGAACATCACAGAACCACAGGAACATCACAGAACCACAGGAACATCACAGGACCACAGGAAcatcacaggaccacaggaccatagGAACATCACAGGACCACATGACCACAGGAACATCACAGGACCACAGGAACATCACAAGGCCACAGGCAcatcacaggaccacaggaccacaggaacATCACTGGACCACAGGAACATCACAGAACCACAGGAACATCACTGGACCACAGGAACATCACAGAACCACAGGAACATCACAGGGCCACAGGCAcatcacaggaccacaggaccatagGAACATCACAGGACCACAGGCACATCACAGGACCACAGGAACATCACAGGACCACATGACCACAGGAACATCACAGGAGCACAGGAACATCACAGGACCATCACAGGACCATAGGAACATCAGAGGACCACAGGAACATCACAGGACCACAGGCACATCACAgaaccacaggaccacaggaccacagaaCCACAGGAAcatcacaggaccacaggaccacagaaCCACAGGAAcatcacaggaccacaggaccacagaaCCTCAGGACCACAGAACCACAGGAACATCACAGAACCACAGGATACTGGAGGTTAAGAATGGAAGAGTGTGA